The nucleotide sequence TGGCGCCGGCATGAGTGTCTTCGTGATCTTCGGGTACTACGTAGCCATCAAGTTGGGCCAGTCCCTGGGTTTCAAGGGCATACTTGACCCGCTGCCTTCCGTATGGTTGCCCAATATCCTGTTCCTGACGGTGGGATTTTTCCTGTTGTGGCGGCTACGAAGCTGATCTCATCTGATGGCCGGGCGGTGTGCGCCCCTCAGCGAACCAGGGTGAGACCAATGGCCAGGCTGATCCCTTTGGTGGTGTGGAACCAAAGGCCGTTATGAAAGGCCAATGCTGCGTCGAACTGGAGGATCCCTTTATGAATACCGAATCCGAGCCCTAGCTGTTGATTATCCGGCCCGGCGTAGCGCACTCCCATGCGGATCGGGAAGCTGGGCTCGCTCAGGATCTCCACGCCCACAGCCAGCTGCCAACCCCGGGAAGCCCACAGACGGTCCTGAAAGCCGGTGACCAGATCCAGCGACACAATACCAAAGTTCTCAATACGCTTGGAAACGCCCATCCGGAACAGGGCCGGGTAATTGGTGACAAAGGGTTTGAGAATAATATCATCCAAATCCTCATCGGTAAGCGTATCAGACTGCACCAGCCCCGATTCCGTCTCCACTACCGGATAGCTCTCATTATGGAAGAGGCTGTCCAGCGGTGTATCCTGGAGCAATTCCTCGGCCGTTACCTGGTTGACCCGGTAGGTATAAAGAAAATACTCATTCTCCCGCCATGGCATGAGGCTTTGCAGGGCTCCACCGAAGAGGTCTTTGGTGAGGGAAGGTCCATGCCATCGTATGCTGCCCAAAGCATTAATGAGGGAAATACCAAGGCGATAGCCATTCACCTCCGCCGTGGCAAAGCCGATATCAAGGCCAAACCCGCTGCCCCCCACAGCCTGCCTGATCAGGTAGCGCCCCTCGCCCGTAAAACCGGTGGTATCCGTCAGGAAGTAGCCGCCACTGGAATCCTGATCTACATCAATATGGAATAGGCCTTGGAGGTACTTAAAGGTGAATCCGAAGGCCATCCCACCGGTTGGTACGGCGAAACTGAAACCCCACTCAGCCGTCCCCTGGAGCTCCTCATCCAGAGTCAGGTCGAGCGAGTCACCTACAATATTCCCCTTCATCAGCAGCTCGAAAAGCGCTTTAGGCAGGCCCAGGTCGCCGAATACGGCAATCTCGCTTGAAAAGGCCATGATACCCCGGGCCCAGTTGAGTCCGGGCGTAGGCAGGTACAGACCC is from Candidatus Neomarinimicrobiota bacterium and encodes:
- a CDS encoding DUF5723 family protein; this encodes MRRGLKEWWQKGIFVLIACFGWVWAQGPTPDPRTLGLAGATTSLTEGIHAVGYNPARLAFSAKDFSMNLGGLTYSLQNNLLSIVNYNLINGADFENTLHSDYVNKQEFLDDLPDDGLRIKTGLYLPTPGLNWARGIMAFSSEIAVFGDLGLPKALFELLMKGNIVGDSLDLTLDEELQGTAEWGFSFAVPTGGMAFGFTFKYLQGLFHIDVDQDSSGGYFLTDTTGFTGEGRYLIRQAVGGSGFGLDIGFATAEVNGYRLGISLINALGSIRWHGPSLTKDLFGGALQSLMPWRENEYFLYTYRVNQVTAEELLQDTPLDSLFHNESYPVVETESGLVQSDTLTDEDLDDIILKPFVTNYPALFRMGVSKRIENFGIVSLDLVTGFQDRLWASRGWQLAVGVEILSEPSFPIRMGVRYAGPDNQQLGLGFGIHKGILQFDAALAFHNGLWFHTTKGISLAIGLTLVR